A part of Candidatus Omnitrophota bacterium genomic DNA contains:
- a CDS encoding glycosyltransferase family 39 protein — translation MLSNSYFLLFAALLGGSIAFYHERIRKRPAKLSILIACLIAFAAAWKEQTLAAGRDPHIPSIGFWLASGLLAILSAKEGGRSLLAVERWKKETPFSFPYRPARIALILAAGAASVFLQTYYLGHTTIAGIRIPWYAPMIAWGTSLYFLLYPLFPKRKKDGGDFFSWRIASLPFAFPFPSKPTAPWETAEEDASSKKAQSAPWANTGALIAVLIAVCLYGIASTSYPTDVHGDEAETALYGLQTRNSGQWNLFYPGWYHIPNLFFLIPAWGMWLFGDNLLGMRMTGAMIGVACVPVFYLLARRFLLPKAAALAALMFASSSFIVHFSRMGTGYNQTVFFTATAMYFFIRAIQEKELRAMIFAGIVSAIGLLSYQATQLLPPLVLASLLLLTLTRIIPLRFALWGLAAYLLALATAAAPLIGNYLNNPYTVYSRADSVSALGKTGRDFLLKRYPPGTPALKIVHDQIELSLFAPISVPDSSPYLVNKLYGGMLDPAHAIFFTAGCLFLFIKIPKPAAVLLLFWTIVNLLAGSALTNNPPSYQRLIGVIPYLILIAAPMAYGAVERLSAALQLSAYGRNVLLVGAASLLLIASAHRYFHQIMAEPQYLEDSTRAARFLHKAGPTAYTYFFGMPYFYFEYGNIRFLAPEAKGENVPNPEEFLTRKISRRGPVIFMLIKANNRYVSRLRQSYPGGRETAHKDVHGSLLFTAYEVNL, via the coding sequence TCGCCTGTCTTATTGCCTTCGCCGCCGCATGGAAGGAACAAACATTAGCGGCGGGACGCGATCCCCATATTCCATCCATCGGTTTTTGGCTAGCCTCTGGGCTGCTCGCCATTCTGTCGGCTAAGGAAGGCGGACGCTCGCTGCTGGCCGTAGAACGCTGGAAAAAGGAGACGCCTTTTTCGTTTCCTTATCGGCCTGCAAGGATCGCTCTCATCCTCGCGGCGGGGGCGGCGTCAGTTTTCTTGCAAACCTATTATTTAGGGCATACAACGATAGCCGGAATTCGCATCCCTTGGTATGCGCCCATGATCGCCTGGGGAACGAGTCTTTATTTTTTGTTGTATCCTTTGTTCCCCAAAAGAAAAAAAGACGGCGGCGATTTTTTCTCTTGGCGGATCGCTTCGCTTCCTTTCGCTTTTCCATTCCCTTCGAAACCAACGGCGCCATGGGAAACAGCGGAGGAGGACGCATCTTCGAAAAAAGCGCAATCGGCGCCGTGGGCCAATACCGGCGCCTTAATTGCCGTCCTTATCGCCGTCTGTTTATATGGAATCGCCTCGACTTCCTATCCCACCGACGTCCACGGCGACGAAGCGGAAACGGCGCTATATGGCCTCCAGACGCGGAATTCCGGCCAGTGGAATCTCTTCTATCCGGGCTGGTATCATATCCCCAATCTTTTCTTCCTTATTCCAGCATGGGGCATGTGGCTTTTCGGCGACAATTTGTTGGGAATGAGAATGACCGGCGCTATGATCGGCGTTGCCTGCGTTCCTGTTTTCTATTTGTTGGCGCGGCGTTTTCTGCTTCCCAAAGCGGCGGCGCTGGCGGCGTTGATGTTCGCCTCGTCCTCTTTTATCGTCCATTTTTCCCGCATGGGCACGGGGTACAACCAAACGGTATTCTTCACCGCTACGGCTATGTATTTCTTTATTCGCGCCATCCAGGAAAAAGAACTGCGGGCCATGATCTTCGCCGGAATCGTCTCGGCCATCGGTTTGTTGTCTTACCAAGCAACGCAGTTGCTGCCGCCGCTAGTATTGGCCTCGCTGCTGCTGTTGACGCTGACGAGAATCATTCCCCTCCGTTTTGCGCTTTGGGGATTGGCGGCTTATCTGTTGGCGCTCGCAACGGCGGCGGCGCCGTTGATTGGCAATTATCTCAACAATCCCTACACGGTTTATTCCCGCGCCGACAGCGTCAGCGCTCTAGGAAAGACAGGGCGGGATTTTTTGTTGAAGCGCTATCCGCCAGGAACGCCCGCCTTGAAAATCGTCCACGATCAAATCGAACTCAGCCTATTTGCGCCGATCAGCGTTCCCGACAGCAGCCCCTATCTCGTCAACAAACTTTACGGAGGCATGTTGGACCCGGCTCACGCTATTTTCTTCACCGCTGGCTGCCTCTTTTTATTTATAAAAATTCCAAAGCCAGCGGCAGTTTTATTGTTATTTTGGACGATCGTCAATCTGCTCGCCGGATCGGCGTTGACCAACAATCCTCCATCCTACCAGCGGCTAATCGGAGTTATTCCATATCTAATTCTCATCGCGGCGCCGATGGCCTATGGCGCCGTCGAGCGCTTAAGCGCCGCACTGCAGCTTTCGGCGTATGGACGCAACGTTCTCTTGGTTGGAGCGGCGTCTTTGCTTTTGATTGCAAGCGCGCACCGATATTTCCACCAGATCATGGCGGAGCCTCAATATTTGGAAGATTCCACCCGCGCCGCGCGGTTTCTGCATAAGGCGGGACCCACGGCGTATACGTATTTCTTCGGGATGCCCTATTTCTATTTCGAATACGGAAACATCCGCTTCCTGGCTCCGGAAGCGAAAGGCGAAAACGTTCCCAATCCAGAAGAATTTTTAACGAGAAAAATCTCCCGTCGCGGTCCGGTTATCTTTATGCTCATCAAAGCCAACAACCGCTACGTCTCTCGCTTGCGGCAATCGTATCCTGGAGGAAGGGAAACGGCGCATAAGGACGTTCATGGAAGTTTGTTGTTTACGGCGTATGAAGTGAATTTGTAG